In Desulfurococcaceae archaeon MEX13E-LK6-19, the genomic window TCTATGCCACGATGGACGTGAAAGCCTCTATATTTCACATCAACAACTTTCTCTCCTTCAACATAAAGCTCAAAGTACTCTGGTTCATGTAATGCTGGATGATATGGTCCTACCGGTATTGGTGCTGAAGAACCTTTTCTCCCCACACTAACACGTTCGCCTGTAAACGAGGGTTTGGGTTTAATGTCATGGGGCACATCCTTACGTAGAGGATAGAGGTTTTTCGGCCACCAATTCGGTAATACAAGTCTATACTGTTGTCTACCCTTAAATTCCAGCCCAAGAAGATCACGAGCCTCCATTTCACACCAATCTGCCGCAGGACATATATCGGTTACTGAAGGAAACACTTGCTTTGAAGGATCAGCATAGGTTTTTAGAACTATATTCAATCCGTTACGGTCGTCCCCAAATATGTAGTACATGGCAAAAAAGCCGTTAACGGGTCTTTCGTCAACACCAGCACAAGTTCTTAAATAACAATCGAATTCATCGTGGACAAGCTTAACTGCTTCTCTAAATGAATTACTTGGTATAGCTGCGAATAAAGTATCGTCAATAAACTTTATATCACTAGCATATTTTGAAAGCCTTCTTACATACTCATCTACAATACTCTTTTTATTATTTGGACTATTTCCAGACATACTTATGTTCACCACATCACATAAGCTATTACAAAGAATATTATGATCAAGGGAATGTAGATCTTTAAGAGAAATACCGGTGCGGCATCTATTCTACTTCTTCCGAGAAGAGCTGATAATGCTGCATAAATACACCACAAGATACAGGTCAATAGAATCGCCAGTATAACACCATTTACCGTAATGTGCACAACACTACTTGCCGCATAACCAACTAGTGGTATCAAACATATTATTATAACAAACAATTTTATGAAGAATCTCCTAGCTAGATTACTATAATGAAGAAGCCCAAGTAATGGACCACTTAATTCTATTATTACACCAGAAGCTAATTCTGGCTCAGCTTCCGCTAGATCAAAAGGTGGGCGTGCACAAGACACGTAGGCTGCTATCAATAGTAATAATACTGCTATACCATATGCTGGACCTATACTGGTAAATCCTTTCGTATACCATAATAGTATTCCAAATACTAGCACAGTAAATGTCTCATTTACAAGCATCAACATTACTTCTCTCGAGCCACCAACTATGGCAAACGGGTTTGACGACATAAATGGTATTGCCACAAATACTACCTGACCTATCATAAAAAGTATTAAAGCTATAATCAACGCTGTAAACACGTTTATCAGCGATATTGATAAAAGCACTCCTATAGCACTTATTGTTAATACAAAGTACAATGCTATAAGCAAAACGAGATGATAAGCACCCTGAGGTAAATATGTTGTTTTCTCAAATAATTTCATTAAGTCATACCATGTTTGCATTATAGGCGGGCCTATACGACTATGAATTCTAGCTTTAATTTTCCTTTCAACACCATCAAGTAATGGTGGTAAAAAGTAAGATAAAGCCGTTAAGAAACCTAGAGCAACGCATGTGTAAACAATATCTACGGCCATAGTTTACCACCAGTCATTGTAAGTAAAGCCACTATTAGGAGAGCCATTGTAAACAAGAGCCCTATCCAGAGCGAGGCCAAGAGTGTTGACCTGTAAAGAGATCTTTGCAACACATCGAGATATAACGTTAGTTTTCTTACGATTAAAACAAATTTATTCTCGATAGACACACCCATTCTAACAGCTTTTACCATTAAGAATTCAAGAAGTTTAGGCGGATTCTTACTGGCTTTCACGAAGTTATGCCTAACTTTGTCAAGTATTTTTTCAAGATGTCTAAGAGCTGAAGCTGCTACAGAGCTCAAGTCTCTACACCTCCTACCCAAGTTGGAGTCTCATATATGACGATCTTTTTATGGAACATCTTAGCAGCTAACACCGCTATTATAGTCACTATATAAAAGCCATAGATCATGTAGGTGATTGCATCACCCTGTATTATTAGAAGGAATGGTAATGGTATTATTATCATTAGCAGGGATAACGTGTACTCCATTACGTATTGTGTACTATCAAGCATGATACTTGGTCTAAATGGTATATTGGCATAGGTACCAACATATACACCTAGATATTTCACTGAATAGACAATGGAGAATATAGATGATATGATAACACCTACTAGAAATACAAAAGCATAGGGAATACCTTGTGATGCTAGTATTAGCGCGATGTATATCACCAAGGCTTTGGCAATAAAACCTATTGTTGGAGGTAAACCCATGAGTGATAGAATGGTATAAAGTATTTTGTCATAAAGCCTTCTCGCAACCTTTGCCAAGTAACCGAGTCTATAAATGTCTCTAGTGTTCGTCAACAACTCAATCGACGCTATATTAAGGAATACATGAGTTTTAAGAAGACCATGGTAGAATACGTACAAATACACTAAGCCAGTAATCCTTTCATCAAACACCAATAGCCCTAGAAGCATTGTCATTACTCCATAGTGTGTCATTGAACTGTAGGCAATCATTTTCTTTACATCTGTTTGGGCCGACGCCATAATTGAAGCGTATATAGTTGTTATAAATCCTAGAGCAAGCAGCGTAATCAAGTATACCATGTTGTTTAGGTCTAACAAGCTGAGAACCCTTAATATAGCGTAGATGCTCATCTTAGACATTAATCCACTAAATATAGCCGTTATAGGTGATGGAGCTTCTGAATATGTGTCAACAAGCCATATATGGAATGGTATTTGGCCAAGCTTAGCTAGAAATCCTACTAGTACAAGAAATGTCAGCACAGGATTAGTAACATTAATAGTGCTGTTCATGAGTATCTGGAAATCAGTTAATAGCGCCTTGTTTATACCAATAGTTGTAGCAGTAATAGCAATCCATGAAAATAGTGATATATCGCCAGCTGTAACACATACAACAAGATATTTGAGACCGACACTCCAGTTTTCAAGCCCTCTTTCGAGCAATATAAGGAGAAAAGCAACAAGCTCTATACTTATCCACAGCACCGTAAATTCCAATAGATTTCTAGCTGTAAACAGCATTAATATAAGCAACAAGGTCATGTCTATTATTAGTTGAAGATGCTGTATTTTACCAAATAGCACACGTAAATACCCTTCACTATATAGACTAATTGCTATACCTGCGATGCTACAAAGAATTAAGAACAATCCCTGCAACGAGTCAATATATATTATCCATGTATTTAGTAAATAGCCAGCTACTATAACCAGCCATACCAGCACATATGCTATTATCCTCAAAACTCTACTGAGTCTACGCATTGTATCAACTACTAGAGCTCCCGAAGAAACAAGTACTATTAATAATATCCATAAGATATACCTATAAACAGGATCATAGATTATCTCAGCGATCTTACACCACCCCTCATGGCTATCATTACAGCGATATAAATTAACACTATGACGGGTATTATTGACGCCAAGAGGATAGCATTGATCAAGTCTTTCTCTATAGGTGTGAAAACTAATACAAGTAGCGAACATATGTTGAAAGACGATAGAACTAGTTCAGTGTAAAGCAAGCTTCTATAGCTTCCTGAGAAATCTTTTCTATCAAGTTTTTCTACGACCAAGGTGCTTGGCTCACCATAGTACATCATAATGTACCTAAACCCTATGAGAACAGATACTATTATTGACAACACTACCGCAATAATTACTAGTATACTGTATACAATAAATCCTTTACTTAAGCTCGCTAGTATGGCAAGCAGTTTTGCAACAAAACCTATTGTTGGAGGCATGCCTATGAGTGAGAATAATGCTATAATTGATGACGTCGATAGTAGTGGCAAGAAACTGCTAACACCCCTAATTAGATCAATGTTTCTTGTGCCGAAAATTACTTCGATAGACCCAGCATTCAAGAACAGCGATGCTTTGTATATCGCGTGCGAGACAAACGATGCAAGTAAAGCAGTATAGGTCACAGAATCAGGGTCAACAACGTATAATGATAAAAGAGCCAATGTAAAGCCATTACCGGCTATTGTACTGTATGCAAGCATTCTCTTTATGTCTTTTTGAATATATGCCTGGAATCCTCCATATACAATTGACGCTATGCCCAAAAACATGATAACTAACGCAAACAAATTCTTTACATAATCATCCATTTCTATTATCTGGAATACTCTCAATAATCCATAAACACCCATACCAGTCATTATACCGCTTAGTAACGATGATGCTGGTGCTGGTGCCGTTGTATGTGCATCAGGGAGCCAGAAGTGTAGTGGTATTTGAGCAGATTTTGCTATAAATCCTACGAGGAGTAATGGCACAATATATAATGGAATATATGCTGCACTGCCTTCAAGTGCACTAAACTTCTTCATTAACACATCAATACTACCACCCATAGATGTACCAGCAAGAGAAAATATACTAACATATATCATTGTGAATAATGTTAACTCAAATGTCGTCGTTGAAATGGCAAGGAACCTCTTTGAAGCAGATACTCCTCTTTCTCCTGTAATATGTTGTTCACCAATACTTATCATAGCAAAGCCTAGAAGCTCAGCCGTTGTCCATGTTATCGCTAGTGATAACAAATTAGGCGATGCAAATGTATAAATCATTGATAACGCAAATAGATCTATGAGCACATGAAATCTATTACTGTATTTCTTTTTGGCAGCATAACTTATTGCATAAACTGAAATAGGCAGTGACACCGCTATAGCCGTGGCACTAAATAGTATAGAAAGTTCGTCTATAACCTCATACAAAGATAGGATAAATACAAGAAGTGATGCAAGTAAGTATACGATAACCTTGAATATCACAGATAATACTTTTTCTCTTGAAACAAACCATTCTAGACCAATAATGAGCAGAGTTAGAACTATTATTATAGGAGAAAAAACTAGGACAGGCTCCAATAGGATATTCACCGTACTACCTGTCCTTCTTCAAGAGCTTCAAATCTCATTTTAGCCCATGATTCTGCTAGACGTTTCTTTATTTCATCAAATACCATCGCCGGCGACCCGAATACTATCGCTGCTGTTGGACATATTGCTGCACAAGCTGGTATAAGTCCTTCTTTCCTTAAGTCCATACAGAGATCACACTTCACAGCAACTTTAGCTCTTGCATCAAGTTCTGGTATACCAAACGGACACGCTGTAAGACAGGCCATACATCCTATACACTTAGGCGTGTTAACGTAGACAGCTCCATAACTATCTCTGGTCATTGCACCTGTTGGACAAGCTTCTATACAAGGCGCTTTCTTACAATGCATACAGGATATCGGTATCTCTAGTCCTATGCTTGTTCTATAAACCTTGATGAAAGGTGATCCATGAATAAACTCGCATACAGCTTCACAAGAGCCGCATCCAATACACTTCGATAAGTCAATTACCCTTAAGTGAGTTGCTTTTACAGAGTCTTTACCAGAACTCATACACTCCACCTCCCTTCTCTATGGTGTGGGAACCAGTTTCACAGAAACAGCTTTCAAGTAATTATGAATGGAACGAGCTGCATAAAGTGCTGTTTTAATAGCCTGCCCTATTCTTGATGGCCCAGTTACTACGTCACCTGCCGCAAAGATCTTGGGATTCTTAGTCCTATAATTTTCATCAACAACTATCCTACCCCACTCTACATGAATACCAAGCTTCTCCATGACCTCCTTGTCTTCAGGCAAAGGCGGTGTAGGAGCCTCGCCTGTGGCAAATATCACTAGATCAGCGTTAAGCGTGAATTCGGAGCCAGGTATTGGTATGGGTCTCGGCCTACCGCTTTCATCGGGTTCGCCAAGCTTCATACGCTGAAACTTCACGGCGACTGCCTTATTGTCCTGCTTTATTATTTCAATAGGGCTAGCTAATTCAATAACTTCAACACCTAGTCTTTTAATACGCTCGATCTCATAAATTCCAGCTGGAGCTTGTGCAATAGTTCTTCTGTAGACCAGGTAGACCTCTTCAGCTTTATCAAAAACGGCTTGTTCAGCAGCATCGACAGCACTATAACCGCCACCAATTACAATAACTTGTCTCCCCTCATAAGGAACTTTATCTACATAGCCCATTTCCTTTAATCTATGCTTATAGACATATTCAAGAGCTCCTACAACGTTTTCGGCATCAGAACCAGTTACTTTAGGTATTCTTGATCTCCATGTACCTGTTGTTATTAGTACAGCATCGTAATTGTTGACAAGTTCTTCTATACTAGCCGTTTTTTCAACAAATTCATCGCCTTCTTCATGATGTGGTTCTCCATAATATACTTTCGTCTTTAAAATGAATTTTACTCCATATTTTTCCTCAAGAAGCGATATTGCGTTAAATACTCGTTCTCTAGGGATTCTCCATGGTGGGATAGCAAATACCATCATTCCGCCTGGACGGGGTAGTTTCTCATAGACATCAACATCAAAACCATTACAAGCCAAGTATCCTGCTGCAACAAGACCTGCTGGGCCAGCACCTATTATTGCTATTTTTTTACCAATACTTGATGGTTTTTCTTTACATAAGAATGCAAAGTTTAATCCTGTACTTAGAACCAATCCTTTATCACCGTCAGCTATTCCTTAGAACTGTAAAGTATCATTTCCTTCTCTTCGCTCTCAGTTTATGTTTAAAGGTTTATTCTCTAATAAATAATTTGCTAGGCAGACCTAACTTGTGCTATACATTTCTAATAGTATTACTCCACACGGTATTATTATGCGATCGGGCTACCGTATCTTTCTTCAGCAGGCTTACCAACTACTTTAAAGACTCCTTTAATCGATGCCCCTAGGATAAAAGCTGCCTTCTTTCTTGATAAAACCCTATTGTTGTTACCACAATACGGGCTATATATACATCTAGGGCATCCATCATCGCATTTACACTTACTCACTATCTCATAAGCAATTTTCTCGGCTTTTTCAAACCGCTCGAATAGAAGCCTAGCAAGTCCACTACCGCCTGGTGCGGCATCATATATGACTATGTCACCGCTAGGATAGCTAATGCCACCTAAATCACCTAGTGCTGCACCACAAACAGGTCTAGCTGCCGATATCAGGGTATGTTCTATAGCATGAAACGCCTCCGCATTATCCATTGTATCCCACTCAGGATTCGGTGGGTATTTGAGGAGAAGCGCTCTAGTGTTGTAGGTATAAACAACGGGGTGCTCAAGCTCTTCAATACTCGTTGGTTTCTCTCCACTATAAATATTATAGATCACGTACCCTTGAACTATAATTGATATAGTCACCCTTGCATAAATAAGCGGTATACCTGTTGCACTAACCCTCTTGTCAACTATGTCATAATCTATTAGATCCGTTGTATATAACGGTCTCGTATAATATGGTATATCGTCAGGAAGTTTTTGTACAACAGCGGTTCTTTTACCAACATCCAACTCTATTGACTGATAAATCCTGCCGCCATGAAGGTATATTGCATGTGGATGTAGGTCTAATATCGCCATAGGCAGCTCTCTAGTCCCTATCGGTTTACCCGAATCCTTTTCTATAATAGTTACTTGTGGACCAGCACCTCTAATGCTCATGTATTCAAGGAGGAGACTACGGGCTTTCTTCCATACAGGGAAATAACCGATAGCCGTTTTTACTGCAAGTCCTTCTTCTACAAGTTTCTCCAAGGCTTGAATCCATGTTTTCCCTGGAAT contains:
- a CDS encoding FAD-dependent oxidoreductase, which encodes MVLSTGLNFAFLCKEKPSSIGKKIAIIGAGPAGLVAAGYLACNGFDVDVYEKLPRPGGMMVFAIPPWRIPRERVFNAISLLEEKYGVKFILKTKVYYGEPHHEEGDEFVEKTASIEELVNNYDAVLITTGTWRSRIPKVTGSDAENVVGALEYVYKHRLKEMGYVDKVPYEGRQVIVIGGGYSAVDAAEQAVFDKAEEVYLVYRRTIAQAPAGIYEIERIKRLGVEVIELASPIEIIKQDNKAVAVKFQRMKLGEPDESGRPRPIPIPGSEFTLNADLVIFATGEAPTPPLPEDKEVMEKLGIHVEWGRIVVDENYRTKNPKIFAAGDVVTGPSRIGQAIKTALYAARSIHNYLKAVSVKLVPTP
- a CDS encoding 4Fe-4S binding protein; the protein is MSSGKDSVKATHLRVIDLSKCIGCGSCEAVCEFIHGSPFIKVYRTSIGLEIPISCMHCKKAPCIEACPTGAMTRDSYGAVYVNTPKCIGCMACLTACPFGIPELDARAKVAVKCDLCMDLRKEGLIPACAAICPTAAIVFGSPAMVFDEIKKRLAESWAKMRFEALEEGQVVR
- a CDS encoding NADH-quinone oxidoreductase subunit H — its product is MAVDIVYTCVALGFLTALSYFLPPLLDGVERKIKARIHSRIGPPIMQTWYDLMKLFEKTTYLPQGAYHLVLLIALYFVLTISAIGVLLSISLINVFTALIIALILFMIGQVVFVAIPFMSSNPFAIVGGSREVMLMLVNETFTVLVFGILLWYTKGFTSIGPAYGIAVLLLLIAAYVSCARPPFDLAEAEPELASGVIIELSGPLLGLLHYSNLARRFFIKLFVIIICLIPLVGYAASSVVHITVNGVILAILLTCILWCIYAALSALLGRSRIDAAPVFLLKIYIPLIIIFFVIAYVMW